In the genome of Oncorhynchus nerka isolate Pitt River unplaced genomic scaffold, Oner_Uvic_2.0 unplaced_scaffold_718, whole genome shotgun sequence, one region contains:
- the LOC135571166 gene encoding uncharacterized protein LOC135571166, producing MQQLSPPPVLQQLSPPLRLQQLKPPPPLQQLSPPPPMQQLKPPPPLQQLSPPPPMQQLKPPPPLQQLVPPPPLQQLSPPPPLQQLVPPPPLQQLSPPPALQQLKPPPPLQQLSPPPALQQLKPPPPLQQLVPPPPLQQLSWYHHPSCSSCHHHPSCSIWYHHPSCSSCHHHPSCSIWYHHPSSSSWYHHPSCSSWYHHPSCSIWYHHPSCSSWYHHPSCSSWYHHPSSSIWYHHPSCSIWYHHPSCSSWYHHPSCSSWYHHPSCSSWYHHPSCSIWYHHPSSSIWYHHPSCSSWYHHPSCSIWYHHPSCSSCQHHRPCSSCHHHHSCSSCHHHSPCSSCDHYHPCSSCHHHRPCSSCYHHRPCSSCSWYHHHSSSCHHHHSCSSWYHRSFGSNHFHCCRIN from the exons atgcagcagctgtcaccaccacccgtcctgcagcagctgtcaccaccactgcgCCTGCAGCAGCtcaaaccaccaccacccctgcagcagctgtcaccaccaccgccaatGCAGCAGCtcaaaccaccaccacccctgcagcagctgtcaccaccaccgccaatGCAGCAGCtcaaaccaccaccacccctgcagcagctggtaccaccaccgcccctgcagcagctgtcaccaccaccacccctgcagcagctggtaccaccaccgcccctgcagcagctgtcaccaccaccggcCCTGCAGCAGCTCaaaccaccaccgcccctgcagcagctgtcaccaccaccggcCCTGCAGCAGCtcaaaccaccaccacccctgcagcagctggtaccaccacctcccctgcagcagct cagctggtaccaccacccgtcctgcagcagctgtcaccaccacccgtcCTGCAGCATCTGGTACCACCAcccgtcctgcagcagctgtcaccaccacccgtcCTGCAGCATCTGGTACCACCACCCGTccagcagcagctggtaccaccacccgtcctgcagcagctggtaccaccacccgtCCTGCAGCATCTGGTACCACCACCCGTCCTGCagtagctggtaccaccacccgtcctgcagcagctggtaccaccacccgtccagcagcatctggtaccACCACCCGTCCTGCAGCATCTGGTACCACCAcccgtcctgcagcagctggtaccaccacccgtcctgcagcagctggtaccaccacccgtcctgcagcagctggtaccaccacccgtCCTGCAGCATCTGGTACCACCACCcgtccagcagcatctggtaccaccacccgtcctgcagcagctggtaccaccacccgtCCTGCAGCATCTGGTACCACCAcccgtcctgcagcagctgtcagcaccaccgcccctgcagcagctgtcaccaccaccactcctgcagcagctgtcaccaccacagcccctgcagcagctgtgacCACTACCACccttgcagcagctgtcaccaccaccgcccctgcagcagctgttaccaccaccgcccctgcagcagctg cagctggtaccaccaccactccagcagctgtcaccaccaccactcctgcagcagctggtaccaccgcAGCTTCGGCAGCAACCACTTCCACTGCTGTCGCATCAACTGA